The following proteins are encoded in a genomic region of Solea senegalensis isolate Sse05_10M linkage group LG5, IFAPA_SoseM_1, whole genome shotgun sequence:
- the LOC122769872 gene encoding uncharacterized protein LOC122769872 gives MAAACMAAAAAASASSSSTSEFSVETVQRTSVYDRQVMLSFSKCGLFDFVNLETRITLQSLGLLRQSDPEVHRGAESPTTTDRPRRHRSRCERKQKRGCRGGLAAKLKANPFRSPLPSILLANTRSLESQLDSLKLDLITKRETRNCCILIFTETWLNSSVPEAAVSLDGLTTIRADRSHALTGKPRGGGLCMYTNNSWCNNATLVSSHCSADIEFMMVRCRPFYLPREFTVVIVVAVYIPPRANTKHALTSLHSAISDMQSKHPEGVFIAAGDFNQANVNTVLPKFHQHVDFATRGENTLDLEVYTNIEKAFRATPRPFLGSSDHLSVMLLPAYQPLVTREKPAVKKVRVWPEGAMSALQDCFECTDWDMFREAATDSQHTDVEEYAASVTGYIQWCMEEVTVEKTIVTRANQKPWMTKEVRTRLRERNAAFKSGDALALRTARANLNRAIKAAKHAHSQKMQGFLHDPSNSRQLGQGVQTVTDHKATPSPCPDDISFLNELNNFFGRFEVLSNTPARRATPHPDEQALRLETTDVRRALRKVNAQKASGPDNIPGRLIKECADQLAHVLTDIFNASLVQAVVPPCFKSATIIPVPKTPT, from the exons ATGGCGGCGGCGTGtatggcagcagcagccgccgcttCGGCCAGTTCTTCATCTACATCAGAGTTTTCTGTAGAAACTGTTCAGCGAACAAGTGTCTATGATCGTCAGGTTATGCTTAGTTTCAGCAAATGTGGTCTTTTCGACTTCGTCAACTTAGAGACGCGGATCACACTACAAAGCCTTGGTCTGCTACGCCAGTCTGACCCAGAGGTCCACAGAGGAGCGGAGTCTCCCACCACCACAGACCGCCCACGGAGACACCGGAGCCGGTGCGAGAGGAAACAGAAGCGCGGTTGTCGCGGCGGGCTCGCGGCTAAGCTAAAAGCTAACCCGTTCCGATCGCCGCTGCCCTCCATCCTGCTCGCCAACACGCGCTCCCTGGAAAGTCAACTGGACTCTCTGAAGCTGGACTTAATCACCAAAAGGGAAACAAGAAACTGCTGCATCCTCATTTTCACCGAGACGTGGCTAAACTCGTCTGTCCCTGAAGCAGCCGTTAGCCTGGACGGGCTAACAACAATCAGAGCCGACAGGAGCCACGCGCTCACAGGTAAACCCCGAGGGGGGGGCCTTTGCATGTACACTAATAACAGCTGGTGTAACAACGCGACCCTGGTCTCCAGTCACTGCTCTGCGGACATTGAGTTTATGATGGTGAGATGCAGACCCTTCTACCTGCCCCGGGAGTTCACCGTCGTCATCGTTGTCGCTGTGTACATTCCACCACGCGCCAACACCAAGCACGCGCTCACTAGCCTCCACAGTGCCATCAGTGACATGCAAAGCAAACACCCCGAGGGCGTTTTCATTGCTGCTGGAGACTTTAACCAGGCCAACGTGAACACTGTTCTTCCTAAATTCCATCAGCACGTGGATTTTGCTACCAGGGGGGAAAACACACTGGACTTGGAAGTCTACACTAACATCGAGAAGGCCTTCAGAGCAACCCCCCGCCCTTTCCTCGGCTCCTCAGACCATCTCTCTGTTATGCTACTTCCAGCATACCAGCCCCTGGTCACCAGAGAAAAGCCTGCTGTGAAGAAGGTGAGAGTGTGGCCCGAGGGAGCTATGTCTGCACTGCAGGACTGTTTTGAGTGCACTGACTGGGACATGTTCAGAGAGGCTGCGACAGACAGTCAACATACAGATGTGGAGGAGTATGCTGCATCTGTGACCGGATACATTCAGTGGTGCATGGAGGAGGTCACGGTAGAAAAGACAATAGTCACACGGGCCAACCAGAAACCTTGGATGACTAAGGAGGTGCGCACAAGACTGAGGGAGCGCAATGCTGCCTTCAAATCTGGTGATGCGTTGGCACTCAGAACAGCGAGGGCCAATCTGAACCGGGCCATCAAGGCAGCAAAACATGCCCACAGTCAGAAGATGCAAGGGTTCCTCCATGACCCCAGCAACTCCAGACAACTGGGGCAGGGCGTCCAGACCGTCACGGACCACAAAGCCACACCCTCACCCTGCCCAGATGACATCAGCTTCCTCAATGAGCTCAACAACTTCTTTGGGAGATTTGAAGTCCTGAGCAACACCCCCGCGAGGAGAGCCACCCCCCACCCTGATGAACAGGCACTCAGGCTCGAAACCACTGATGTACGGAGAGCCCTGAGAAAAGTAAACGCACAGAAAGCTTCAGGCCCTGATAACATCCCAGGACGGCTGATCAAGGAGTGCGCAGACCAGCTGGCCCACGTgctcacagacattttcaacgcGTCACTGGTCCAGGCCGTCGTCCCCCCGTGCTTCAAGTCTGCCACGATCATCCCAGTGCCCAAGACACCAA cttGA